A genomic region of Actinomycetes bacterium contains the following coding sequences:
- a CDS encoding CDP-alcohol phosphatidyltransferase family protein translates to GAPWTGGATGTGTGAVGGPGSPPAAEGAASRGGADHRPSTAIVTVPNAISFARLLLMPVCAWLLATGRYGTGLWLTALVGSTDWVDGWLARRTGQVSRLGQLLDPLADRLLIASVAIALVARGVLPWPAVALLVGRDVFLLGGFPLLSKRGVRPPDVVWVGKAATFVLMLALPILVVGETGLAIAPAAHVIGLALLWAGVVLYYVAGAVYVRMALERLRASRASA, encoded by the coding sequence CCGGCGCGCCCTGGACTGGCGGGGCGACCGGGACTGGCACGGGGGCCGTGGGCGGGCCCGGCTCCCCGCCCGCGGCTGAGGGCGCGGCTTCGCGGGGCGGTGCCGACCACCGGCCGTCCACGGCGATCGTCACTGTGCCGAACGCGATCTCGTTCGCCCGGCTGCTGCTCATGCCGGTGTGCGCGTGGCTGCTGGCCACCGGCCGCTACGGCACCGGACTCTGGCTCACCGCCCTGGTGGGCTCCACCGACTGGGTGGACGGCTGGCTGGCCAGGCGCACCGGCCAGGTCTCCCGGCTCGGGCAGCTGCTCGACCCGCTGGCGGACCGCTTGCTGATCGCGTCGGTGGCCATCGCCCTGGTCGCCCGCGGGGTGCTGCCCTGGCCGGCGGTTGCCCTGCTGGTCGGTCGGGACGTCTTCCTGCTGGGCGGGTTCCCGCTGCTCTCCAAGCGGGGGGTGCGCCCACCCGACGTCGTCTGGGTGGGCAAGGCGGCAACGTTCGTCCTGATGCTCGCGCTGCCGATCCTCGTCGTCGGCGAGACCGGCCTGGCCATCGCCCCGGCCGCGCACGTCATCGGGCTGGCGTTGCTGTGGGCCGGCGTCGTCCTCTACTACGTGGCCGGGGCGGTCTACGTCAGAATGGCCCTTGAAAGGCTGCGAGCGTCGCGCGCCAGCGCGTAG
- a CDS encoding VanW family protein translates to MLTLVGVDTALAAGRVRRGVRVSGIDLSGLHRAQARARLAASAHTVEAQQVTVRADTASLELPRSETGLRLDLDASVEAALAVGRAGPADPDRLRTWLSGVELPWRTRLDTSAFDRVVARADRQVRRPTTEPRLLVVAAQVRLVPGIPGQAVDRAGAVRVLAAAAARPTVNEISLPVTEQQPTVGPAAADAAAKQARDLLSAPVVVTAAGRQARLLPADLGPRVRTRVDRGRLVLSLDPRGLDALLRQKARFAYAVPRDAAFRPAGERIAVVPAVDGSVVDPGQAAAAVLAAGGRVGADRRAALPVRTSAPALTTAEARALGVKEVISSYTTTFNAGDAPRVHNISLIAAAVNGSLVLPDQVFSMNGATGQRTPSKGYRTAHVIRNGEIVDGIGGGVCQAGTTVFNAVFFAGLPVVERRNHSLHISHYPMGRDATLNWPGTDLKFRNDSPYGIYITAKATPATLKVTLYSTSRGYKVTHSTSSPYNFRAPQTRYEDDPTLPEGTEVVESQGSSGFDVTVHRTVTQSGRVVRKDTFVSNYIPWSKVVRRGTKKPDGPPTTLPRP, encoded by the coding sequence GTGCTCACCCTGGTCGGGGTCGACACCGCGCTGGCGGCTGGGAGGGTCCGGCGCGGGGTGCGGGTCTCCGGCATCGACCTGTCCGGCCTGCACCGCGCGCAGGCCCGCGCGCGGTTGGCCGCGAGCGCTCACACTGTGGAAGCACAGCAGGTGACCGTCCGGGCTGACACGGCAAGCCTCGAGCTGCCACGGTCGGAGACGGGACTCCGCCTCGACCTCGACGCGAGCGTGGAGGCCGCCCTGGCCGTCGGCCGCGCCGGCCCTGCCGACCCCGACCGGCTGCGGACCTGGCTCTCGGGCGTGGAGCTGCCCTGGCGGACGCGTCTGGACACCAGCGCGTTCGACCGGGTGGTGGCCAGGGCCGACCGCCAGGTCCGCCGCCCGACCACCGAGCCCAGGCTCCTCGTGGTCGCGGCCCAGGTCCGGCTCGTGCCCGGGATCCCGGGCCAGGCGGTCGACCGGGCCGGCGCGGTGCGGGTGCTCGCGGCCGCGGCCGCCCGTCCCACCGTGAACGAGATCAGCCTGCCCGTGACCGAGCAGCAGCCGACCGTCGGCCCGGCTGCTGCCGATGCGGCCGCGAAGCAGGCCCGCGACCTGCTGTCAGCTCCGGTGGTGGTGACCGCTGCGGGCCGGCAGGCCCGGCTCCTGCCGGCCGACCTGGGCCCGCGCGTGCGGACCCGCGTCGACCGCGGTCGCCTGGTGCTCAGCCTCGACCCGCGAGGGCTCGACGCGCTGCTCCGCCAGAAGGCCCGCTTCGCCTACGCCGTGCCTCGCGATGCCGCGTTCCGCCCGGCCGGCGAGCGCATCGCCGTGGTCCCGGCGGTCGACGGCAGCGTCGTGGACCCGGGCCAGGCCGCGGCGGCGGTGCTGGCCGCGGGGGGCCGGGTCGGAGCCGACCGCCGGGCCGCGCTGCCCGTCCGCACCAGCGCGCCCGCGCTGACCACCGCCGAGGCCAGGGCACTCGGGGTGAAGGAGGTCATCTCCTCCTACACGACCACGTTCAATGCGGGCGACGCCCCGCGCGTGCACAACATCTCGCTGATCGCCGCGGCAGTGAACGGCAGCCTCGTCCTGCCCGACCAGGTGTTCTCGATGAACGGCGCCACCGGCCAGCGCACCCCGAGCAAGGGCTACCGCACCGCCCACGTCATCCGCAACGGGGAGATCGTGGACGGGATCGGCGGCGGCGTCTGCCAGGCCGGGACGACCGTGTTCAACGCGGTCTTCTTCGCGGGCCTTCCCGTGGTCGAGCGCCGCAACCACAGTCTGCACATCAGCCACTACCCCATGGGGCGCGACGCGACCCTCAACTGGCCGGGCACCGACCTCAAGTTCCGCAACGACTCGCCGTACGGGATCTACATCACGGCCAAAGCGACTCCGGCGACCCTGAAGGTCACGCTGTACTCGACGTCGCGGGGGTACAAGGTCACCCACAGCACCTCGAGCCCGTACAACTTCCGGGCCCCGCAGACGAGGTACGAGGACGACCCGACCCTGCCCGAGGGCACCGAGGTCGTGGAGAGTCAGGGGTCCTCCGGCTTCGACGTGACCGTCCACCGTACCGTCACCCAGAGCGGACGGGTCGTGCGCAAGGACACATTCGTCTCCAACTACATCCCGTGGAGCAAGGTGGTCCGCCGGGGCACGAAGAAGCCCGACGGCCCTCCGACCACGCTCCCGCGCCCCTAG
- a CDS encoding sugar phosphate nucleotidyltransferase yields MKAVIMAGGEGTRLRPLTANQPKPMLPLANRPIMEHIVRHVRNHGVKEIVVTVQFLASQVRNYFGDGSDMDVDLTYATEPRPLGTAGSVRNAAEQLQETFTVISGDALTDIGLDEVAAFHRRSGALGTVVTKRVEDPLEFGIVIATEDGRIERFLEKPHWGQVFSDTINTGIYVLEPEVFDYIPEDVPADFAADVFPKLLAAGAPLYACVAEGYWEDVGNLDAYRRAHEDILDGKVQVDVRGFQVRPGVWLGEGAEVDPDALLRAPVLIGDFAKVENGATLREYTVVGANVVVKENAFLHRAIVQDNAYIGPGAHLRGCVVGRSADVKRGGQVEEGVVVGDNANIGPGAILRPGVKVYPFKTVEPGAVVTKSIIWEGRGARTLFSEHGVAGLANIDVTPELALRLAMAFGSTLKKGSRVTLARDASRVSRALKRVLVAGLNTTGVDCDDLELAPAPAVRFSSTRAGASGGMYVRTSPRDSQAIEIAVFGDDGSDLDDGSRRKVERTYNREEFRRAFGCEMGELRYPPRAIEHYTAALIDCIDAQAVRHRRFKVVIDAGGGTCSLVLPWLLPRFGLDSLLVGGKLDEERVSPSAEQLREDLDRLARLVTASGADLGVRFDTVGERLTLVDSRGQVVPHDRALLLYVDLIVRSEQRGTIALPVSTTRRAAELAAERGCEVMGTKLTASAIMRASQRDGVVFAGAQGGGYVFPALHPAYDALMSFGKLLELLATQEVSLAGAVAALPESNVVRRRVPTPWEQKGAVMRQVVEAAKGHRTQDVDGIKVFHPGQLGERDGGPDDDWALLLPDVTEPVTHLWAEAGTPAAATALADRYEALIKRVFGGD; encoded by the coding sequence ATGAAGGCCGTGATCATGGCTGGTGGCGAGGGCACCCGTCTTCGTCCGCTCACCGCCAACCAACCCAAGCCGATGCTGCCGCTGGCCAACCGGCCGATTATGGAGCACATCGTCCGGCACGTCCGCAACCACGGCGTCAAGGAAATCGTGGTCACGGTGCAGTTCCTGGCCAGCCAGGTCCGCAACTACTTCGGCGACGGCTCCGACATGGACGTCGACCTGACGTACGCGACCGAGCCGCGCCCGCTGGGCACCGCAGGCAGCGTCAGGAACGCCGCCGAGCAGCTCCAGGAGACGTTCACGGTCATCTCGGGCGACGCCCTGACCGACATCGGCCTGGACGAAGTGGCTGCCTTCCACCGCCGCTCGGGGGCGCTGGGCACCGTGGTCACCAAGCGGGTCGAGGACCCGCTCGAGTTCGGCATCGTCATCGCCACCGAGGACGGCCGCATCGAGCGCTTCCTCGAGAAGCCGCACTGGGGACAGGTGTTCTCCGACACCATCAACACCGGCATCTACGTGCTCGAGCCCGAGGTGTTCGACTACATCCCCGAGGACGTCCCGGCTGACTTCGCCGCCGACGTCTTTCCCAAGCTGCTCGCGGCGGGGGCGCCCCTGTACGCCTGCGTGGCAGAGGGCTACTGGGAGGACGTCGGCAACCTGGACGCCTACCGCCGCGCCCACGAGGACATCCTGGACGGCAAGGTGCAGGTCGACGTACGCGGGTTCCAGGTCCGGCCCGGGGTGTGGCTCGGCGAGGGAGCCGAGGTCGACCCGGACGCCCTGCTGCGCGCCCCGGTCCTGATCGGTGACTTCGCCAAGGTGGAGAACGGGGCCACTCTGCGCGAGTACACCGTCGTCGGCGCCAACGTCGTCGTCAAGGAGAACGCCTTCCTGCACCGGGCCATCGTCCAGGACAACGCCTACATCGGGCCGGGCGCCCATCTCCGCGGCTGCGTCGTGGGCCGCAGCGCCGACGTCAAGCGGGGTGGGCAGGTCGAGGAAGGCGTGGTGGTGGGAGACAACGCCAACATCGGCCCCGGCGCGATCCTGCGACCTGGCGTCAAGGTGTACCCGTTCAAGACGGTCGAGCCGGGCGCGGTCGTCACCAAGTCGATCATCTGGGAGGGCCGGGGCGCGCGCACCCTGTTCTCCGAGCACGGCGTGGCCGGCCTGGCCAACATCGACGTGACGCCCGAGCTCGCACTCAGGCTCGCGATGGCGTTCGGCTCCACCCTCAAGAAGGGATCGAGGGTGACGCTCGCCCGCGACGCCAGCCGGGTGTCGCGGGCGCTCAAGCGCGTCCTGGTGGCCGGGCTGAACACCACCGGGGTCGACTGCGACGACCTCGAGCTGGCCCCGGCCCCGGCGGTGCGGTTCTCCTCCACCCGGGCGGGCGCTTCCGGTGGCATGTACGTGCGTACCTCGCCCCGGGACAGCCAGGCGATCGAGATCGCCGTGTTCGGCGACGACGGCAGCGACCTCGACGACGGCTCGAGGCGCAAGGTCGAGCGGACCTACAACCGGGAGGAGTTCCGTCGCGCCTTCGGCTGCGAGATGGGCGAGCTGCGCTACCCCCCGCGCGCGATCGAGCACTACACGGCCGCCCTGATCGACTGCATCGACGCCCAGGCGGTGCGCCACCGCCGCTTCAAGGTGGTGATCGACGCCGGCGGCGGGACCTGCTCGCTCGTGCTGCCCTGGCTGCTGCCCCGCTTCGGCCTGGACTCGCTGCTGGTCGGAGGCAAGCTCGACGAGGAGCGGGTGTCCCCCTCGGCAGAGCAGCTCAGGGAGGACCTGGACCGGCTGGCCCGCCTGGTGACGGCCTCCGGGGCCGACCTGGGCGTGCGCTTCGACACGGTCGGGGAGCGGCTCACCCTGGTCGACTCGCGCGGCCAGGTCGTCCCCCACGACCGGGCGCTGCTCCTCTACGTCGACCTGATCGTCCGGTCCGAGCAGCGGGGGACCATCGCGCTGCCGGTGTCGACCACGCGGCGGGCGGCGGAGCTCGCGGCCGAGCGCGGCTGCGAGGTGATGGGGACGAAGCTGACCGCCAGCGCCATCATGCGGGCGTCCCAGCGCGACGGGGTGGTGTTCGCCGGCGCGCAGGGCGGCGGCTACGTGTTCCCGGCCCTGCACCCCGCCTACGACGCGCTGATGTCGTTCGGCAAGCTGCTCGAGCTGCTGGCCACCCAGGAGGTGAGCCTGGCCGGGGCGGTGGCCGCCCTCCCCGAGTCGAACGTCGTCCGCCGCCGGGTGCCGACCCCGTGGGAGCAGAAGGGGGCGGTCATGCGCCAGGTCGTCGAGGCCGCCAAGGGCCATCGCACCCAGGACGTCGACGGCATCAAGGTGTTCCATCCCGGCCAGCTCGGCGAGCGGGATGGCGGCCCCGACGACGACTGGGCACTGCTGCTCCCCGACGTCACCGAGCCGGTCACCCACCTGTGGGCGGAGGCCGGCACCCCGGCGGCGGCGACCGCTCTCGCCGACCGGTACGAGGCGCTGATCAAGCGGGTGTTCGGCGGGGACTGA
- the gcvH gene encoding glycine cleavage system protein GcvH, with translation MYPDDLKYTREHEWMRVDGNRATVGITHYAQDALGDIVYVDVPPVGTAVTGGEPFGEVESTKSVSDLFSPVTGTIVERNEELDKSPEIINSDPYGQGWLVVIEMTDASQADELMDVDAYRELVAES, from the coding sequence ATGTACCCAGACGATCTGAAGTACACCAGGGAGCACGAGTGGATGCGGGTCGACGGCAACCGCGCCACCGTCGGGATCACCCACTATGCCCAGGACGCCCTCGGCGACATCGTCTACGTCGACGTCCCGCCGGTGGGCACCGCGGTCACCGGCGGGGAGCCGTTCGGCGAGGTCGAGTCGACGAAGTCGGTCTCCGACCTCTTCAGCCCGGTGACCGGGACGATCGTCGAGCGCAACGAGGAGCTGGACAAGAGCCCTGAGATCATCAATTCCGACCCCTATGGCCAGGGCTGGCTCGTCGTGATCGAGATGACCGACGCCAGCCAGGCCGACGAGCTGATGGATGTCGACGCGTATCGTGAACTGGTGGCAGAAAGCTAG